Sequence from the Sphingomonas koreensis genome:
GCGATGGAATCGGGCGCGACGCCGATGCGCACGAGCAAGTCACGGCGGCGCGGCGATGTGGAAGCGAGCACGAGCCGCATGGGATTCTCTAGAATGGATCCCCGCCTGAGCGGGGATGATCGGCTGACGCGCAGCCGATCACTTGAAGCGATAGGTGATGCGGCCCTTGGTCAGGTCATAGGGCGTCAATTCGACGAGCACTTCGTCGCCCACCAGAACGCGGATGCGGTTCTTGCGCATCTTGCCGGCGGTGTGGCCCAGAATCTCGTGATCATTCTCGAGCCGGACGCGGAACATGGCGTTGGGGAGAAGCTCCACAACCCGGCCGCGCATTTCAAGCAGTTCTTCCTTGGCCAAACAAACCTCTAGCGATGGAGCGGAAAAAAGACGCGGTGCCTTACTCTTCCTTGACGCAAAAGGAAAGCGGCACAGTTTGCGTCGCGTTACGGCAACAATGACTTTCCCGCTGTTCGCTTGATGCGACGCGCATTCGGGGCCACATGGGGGCCATGCTGATCGAGACCGAAGCCACGCCCAACCCGGCAACCCTGAAGTTCCTGCCCGGCCGTACCGTGATGGATGCCGGCACCCGCGATTTCGCGACTCCCGAGGAGGCCGAAGCCTCGCCGCTGGCCGAAGCGCTGTTCAACCTCGGCGACGTCACCGGCGTGTTCTTCGGCCGCGATTTCATCTCGGTGACCGCGGCGCCCGGCGTCGACTGGACGGGCCTCAAGCCCGACGTGCTCGGCATCCTGCTCGACCATTTCAGCGCGAACATGCCGTTGTTCCGGCAGGGAAGCGCGGCTGGCTTCTCGGTTCCGGCCGAGGAAAGCTTTACCGACGATCCCGAGGACGCAGACATCGTCGCCCAGATCAAGGACCTGATCGAGACGCGCGTCCGCCCCGCGGTCGCCAATGACGGCGGCGATATCGTCTATCGAGGCTTCGACAAGGGGAAGGTCTATCTGCAGATGCAGGGCGCCTGTTCGGGTTGCCCCTCCTCGACCGCGACGCTCAAGAACGGGATCGAACAATTGCTCAAATATTATGTGCCCGAAGTCACCGAAGTGCGTGCCGTCTGATGGGAACGCCGCTGAACGAGGCCGGCCTCGACACGATCTTCCGTACCGCGCGCACCTATAACGGCTATCTTCCGGGCGAAGTGACCGAAGCGGACATCGGCGCCATCTACGACCTGCTCAAGATGGGGCCCACCTCGGCCAACATGCAGCCGGCACGTTTCGTCTGGTGCCTCAGCCAGGAGGCGAAGGACAAGCTCGCCGCCTGCGCGAGCGAGAAGAACGCGCCCAAGATCAGCGCCGCGCCCGCAGCGGTGGTGATCGGCATGGACTATGATTTCCATGAGCAGCTGCCCTGGCTGTTTCCGCACACCGACGCGAAGAGCTGGTTCGAGGGACCGCAGGCGAACAGGGTCGAGGGCGCGCTGCGCAATTCCTCGCTGCAGGGCGCCTATTTCCTGATCGCCGCACGCGCGCTGGGCTGGGATACCGGGCCGATGTCGGGCTTCGACGCTGCGAAGGTCGACGCCGCCTTCTTCGCCGACCAGCCCTCGGTCCACGCCAATTTCATCGCGACCTTCGGCAAGGGCGATCCGGCGAGCATCTTCGGCCGCAGCCCGCGGCCTGAATTCGGGCAGTTCAACCAGATTGCCTGACGCGCCGCTCACCCTCGTCATCGAAACCGCCACCGCCGCCTGCTCCGTCGCTCTGATCCGCGGCGGCGCGGTCGTGGCCGAACGGCATGAGGAGGTCGGCCGCGGCCATGCCGAGCGGTTGATCCCAATGATCGCCGAGCTGCCCGATGGCGGCCGCGCGGACCATATCCTCGTGGATTGCGGCCCCGGCAGCTTCACCGGCATCCGCGTCGGGATCGCCGCGGCGCGCGGCCTGGCGCTTGGCTGGGGCGCGAGCATCGCCGGCTTCTCGTCGCTTCCGCTGGTCGCCGCTGCCGCATTCGCCGCCGACCCCGAATTGTCCACGCTTGCCGCCGTCCTCGAAGGAGGACATGGTGAAGTCTTCATGCAGCGCTTCACCCGCCCGCTGACCGAAACGGGTCCGTTCGCTTCGCTCAAGCCCGAAGCGGCGCTCGCTGCGCTGGGCGGCGCCGTCGCAGCGGGCAACGGCATCCGCCACCTCGCTGCGCTGGACCCCTCGCTCGATCTGCGCGAGGCGCTGCCCCGCGCGGCCGGGGTGGCGCTGATCGACCCCGGCTTCACAGCTCTGGCCGCCCGTCCCATCTATGGCCGGGCGCCGGACGCCAAACCCCTGCCCGCCATCCCGCCGGCAAGATGAGCACGGCGCCGCAGATCGTCGAGATCGTTCACGGCACACCCGCCGATATCGCGATGCTCAACGCCATCATGGCCGATGCGTTCGACCCTCGCTTCGGCGAGGCATGGACCCCCAGCCAGTGTCTGGGGATGATCGCACTGCCCGGCGTCTGGTTCAGCATCGCCTGGAGCGGCAACCGGCCCGCCGGCTTCGCGCTGGCCCGCGCCGTGGCGGACGAAGCGGAACTGCTGCTGCTCGCCATCCGGCCCGCATTCCGCCGCAGCGGCATCGGCACGGCATTGCTCCGCTCGATCGTCGCCGACGCGCACGAACGCGGCGCAGAGATGCTGCACCTGGAAGTGCGCGCCAACAATGAAGCGATCAGGCTTTACCGAAACGAAGGCTTCGAAAAGATCGGCGAGCGCCACGATTACTATCGTGGAAACGACGGTAAACTGTTCGACGCACACACGTTTTCAAAACACATCCGCTGAAATCGACGAACAGCACTGCAACTGCACTTGCAATCGATCGTTTCCCGATCAATAGCGCGCAGCACGGCGTGTAACCTTGCGGCCGTCGCATCAGTACGAAAGGATCACCATGGACGCTCAGAACGACATGCAGGAAACGCTGGTCACGCTGACCGCGGATATCGTCGCTGCGCATGTCAGCAACAACAGTGTCGCAGTCTCGGATCTTCCGCTGCTGATCGCGAATGTTCATGGCGCGCTTGCCGGTCTTGGCACCAAGGCGCCCGAACCTGAAGCAAAGAAGCAGGAGCCGGCGGTTTCGATCCGTTCTTCGATCAAGCCCGACTATATCGTCTGCCTTGAGGACGGTAAGAAGCTCAAGATGCTCAAGCGCCACCTGATGACCCACTATCAGATGACGCCCGAACAGTATCGCGCCAAGTGGAACCTCCCCGCCGACTATCCGATGGTCGCACCCAATTATGCCGAGCAGCGCCGCAGCCTCGCCAAGAAGATCGGCCTCGGCACCAAGCGCCGCAAGCGCTGAGTTTTCTTGATAGGGCGGTGGTGCCGCTCAAACGGAAACGCCGGTCTGGGCCATGGCCCGGGCCGGCGTTGTTCGTTCTTGGTCCCTTTTTTCTCGGGCCGATTGTCGCTACATCACCGCCATGGCCCGCAAGATCGATCTCGAAGCCCTTTGTCACGAAAAGGGTCTCCGCATCACCGAGCAGCGCAAGGTGATCGCCCGTGTCCTCTCCGAAGCGGAGGACCATCCCGATGTCGAGAAAGTCTATGCCCGCGCGTCGGCAATCGATCCCGGCATCTCGATCGCGACGGTCTATCGTACCGTCCGGCTGTTCGAGGAGGCGGGAATCCTCGATCGCCACGATTTCGGCGACGGCCGCGCGCGCTACGAACCCGCGCCCGAAGCGCATCACGATCACCTGATCGATGTTGAAACCGGCAAGGTGATCGAATTCGTCGATCCCGAGCTCGAGTTGCTCCAGAAGCAGATCGCCGAACGCCTCGGCTTCCGGCTGGTCGATCACCGCATGGAACTCTACGGCGTTGCCCTCGACCGGAAAGCGTAGGCCTGTTGGCCGAAGCCTCGACGGGCACCGCTGACCTGCCCGGCCGGGGGGAGAGCTTGACGCAACGCCGCATCGCCGCCGCGCGCGGCGAGCGGACGCAACTCACCCCGTCCGAAACCTTCCGCTTCTGGCGGCGAATCGGGCTGCTGCTGCTTACGCTGCTCAGCCATGTGCCGATGCATTATCTGTGGCGGCTGCTGCACCTGCCCTCGCCCTGGCCGCGCTGGTTCCTGCGCCGCGTCGGGAGGATCGCGGGCGCGCGGGTCCAAGTGATCGGCATCCCGCTGCGCCGCGACGTCTTCTACATCTCCAACCACCTGTCTTGGATCGACATCCTGGCGCTCGGCGGGGCCAGCGGTACCGCCTTCGTCGCCAAGGCGGAAATCGGGGAGACGCCGGTCGTCGGCTGGCTCGCGAGCCTCAATCGTACCGTCTATGTGAAGCGCGAGAACCGGATGGGTGTCGCGGAGCAGATCAATCAGCTGCGCGACGCGCTGACCGACAATTGGGCGATCGCCGTCTTTCCCGAAGGCACCACCACCGACGGCCGCTCGCTGCTCCCGTTCAAGACGCCGATGCTGCGCGTGCTCGAGCCGCCCCCGCCCGGCGTGATGGTCCAGCCGGTGCTGCTCGACTATGGCGCGGTCGGTGAAGAGATCGGCTGGGTCGGCGAGGAAGGCGGGATCAACAATGCCCGGCGCGTGCTCGCCCGCCGGCACAGCTTTCCGCTGCGCATCCACTTCCTCGAGCCGTTCGATCCGCGTGACTTTCCGGGCCGCAAGGCGATCGCCGCCGAAAGCCGTCGCCGGATCGAGGAGGCGCTGGTCGCCGCGCTCGGCGGGCCGCTGCGCCCCTTTGCCTGGCCGGTAGGGCCGGTGAACTACACGCCGCCGAGCGACTAATTGTCGGTTTCAGCGCGTTTCCCGGGAAGCGGTTGCACCACGGGTTCCAGCGGTGCGAAAGCGACACCGCCCTCGCTCACCACATCGCGCGTCTCGACCACCGGGATGATGACGTCATTGCTGGCCGTGACCTGATCGAACGCGCCGGCCTGGAAGATCGCCGGATCGGTGCGCAGGAAAGGCGGCGGATCGGGCGGCTTCACGACCTGTTCGGCCACCACCAGTCGCGGCACGCCACGGCGCACCCGCGGATCCTCGATCTCGTAGTTCACGACCGAAACCTGACCGCCGAGCTCGGTGATCTCAAACAGCCGCCGCGCGAATTCGCGCGGGAAGCGGATGCAGCCGTGCGAGGCGGGATAACCCGGCAGCACCCCGGCGTGCAGTGCGATCCCGGTCCAGGTCAGCCGCTGCATGAACGGCATCGGCGCGTTGCTGTACAGGTTGGAGCGGTGGAATTCGCGCTTCTGCAGGATCGTGAACTCGCCCGCCGGGGTCGATTTGCCGCGCTTGCCGGTCGAGACCGTAGAGGCTGCGATCAGCACCCCGTCGCGATAGACATAGGCGATCTGGCCAGGCAGGCTGATCAGGATCGAGACCGCGGCCGGGCCGCTTGCTTTCTGCAAGACCGCGTCTTCAAGCCAGGCCCATTGGCCGTTGCGCAGCAGCAGTTCCTCATCGCCCGAAGCGTGGATCTGTTGGGCGGCGGCTGGGATCGCAAGAGCAAGCGCGATGCCCATTCCGCCCCCCAGAATCCCCCGCAACCCTGCCCGCACGCTGACCATTCTCCGCCTCGACTCGCCGATGGTTAACGACGCCTTGCCCAAACGGGTGCCATGCAAACCGCCGGTTTAAAAGCTGAATCCATCGGCGTCGCGATCCCGCTACGGCCGTTGCCCAACGACAAACCGAGCCACAGATGGGGTGAACCGGTGGCTTTGCGGGGAGTTGTTCAGGCGAATCGGAAGATTCATTTGCTATATTCTGCCGCAGAGCGAGTTTTAGTCGGGGCGCAGGCAGCGCATGAATGAACTGATCGACGCGGTGGCTTCGCGCCGTGCTTTTCTCAAGTCCGCGGCTGCGGTCGCGGGTACAGGACTACTGGCAGGGTGCGCCGCACGTACCGTCACCACGGCCGCGGTCCCCGCCCCCGCTGCGCCCATCCCGGTTCCCCCGCCGGTCGCCACGGCCATCGCTCAGCCGGCCCAGCTCTCCACCGCCCCGCGCGGCATCCGCCCCGAACTGTTCGAGCGCGCCATGGCTGCGCTCCAGCGCCACGGCAGCCGCATCCGCCAGCAGGATCGCATCGCCATCGCCGATTTCTCGCTGCCCTCCTCGCGGCTGCGCTTCCATTTCGTCGATCTTCACAATGGCGCGGTGCGCTCGATGCTGGTCTCGCACGGCATTGGTTCGGATCCCGAGCATACCGGGATGCTCCAGCGCTTTTCGAACGAGGTGAATTCGGAAGCGACCTGCGAGGGCGCGTTCCTCGCCTCAAACTATTATGTCGGCAAGCACCAGCTCTCGCAGCGGCTGATCGGCCTCGATTCGACCAACAACAACGCACTCGATCGCGCGATCGTGATCCACGCCGCCTGGTATTCGAACGCCGACATGATCGCTCGGCACGGCAAGCTCGGCCGCAGCCAGGGCTGTTTCGCGGTCGGCCAGAACGAGCTCGACAAGGTCTTCACCCTGCTTGGCGAAGGCCGGATGATCTACGCCGAAAAGACCGCCTGACCCGGGTTATTGGCGCGCCCGGCCTGGCGCGGCTAAGACCGAGCGATGACGGAAACCCTGTCCCCGGTCCTTCCCGACGAAGTCGATCGCGCCGCGCGTGCCGTGCTCGAAACCGCGTGCGCCCGAAAGCTCAGCCTAGCCACCGCCGAAAGCTGCACCGGCGGCATGCTGGCCTCGCTGCTCACCGATGTAGAGGGCGTCAGCGCCACCTTCGAGCGCGGCTTCGTCACCTATTCGGTCGATGCCAAGTGCGAGCTGCTTGGCATCGCCCATGATTTCGTCGAGCGTTGCGGGGCCGTCAGTCGCGAGGTGGCGGTGGCGATGGCCATCGGCGCGCTCGCCGCGTCCCGCGCCGACATCGCGCTGGCGATCACCGGCTTCGCCGGTCCCGCCGGACCAGGCGACGAGCCCGGGCTGGTTCATTTCGCCTGCGCACGGAAAGGGCGTGACACCGCGCATCGCGAAGCGCATTTCGGCGACATCGGCCGCGGACCCGTTCGGATCGAATGCATGCGGGTGGCGTTGGAGATGATCGCAGAAGCGGTGAAGGGGAACTGATGACGAGGCACCGTTTCTACTCGATCCACTCCCATGGTCTGGTGCGCGTCGGCGCCTGCACCCCGCGCGCGACGGTCGGCGACATCGCCGCCAACACCGAATCGCACATCGCGCTGGCGAAGCAGGGCGATGAGGCGGGCGCCGACCTGCTCGTCTTCACCGAACTGGGCATCACCGGCTATGCGCTCGACGATCTGCATCTGCAGGACGCGGTGCTGCGCGCGACCCGCGCTGGGCTGACCAAGCTGATCGCCGCAAGCGCCAAGCTCAAGCCCGTGCTGGTCGTGGGCGCTGCGCTCGAACGCAACGGCCGCCTCTACAATTGCGCTGTCGTCATCGCGCGCGGGCGCGTGCTGGGGGTGGTGCCCAAGACCTTCCTGCCCAACTATCGCGAATATTATGAGAAGCGCTGGTTCGCTTCGGGCCTAGGCCTGTCGGGCGAGATCGAGCTGGCCGGCCAGACCGTGCCGTTCGGCCCCGACCTGATCTTCGCTGCCGACGATCTGCCCGATTTCGTCTTCCATGCCGAGATCTGCGAGGATTTCTGGGCACCGATCCCGCCGTCCACCTATGGCGCGCTCGCCGGGGCAGCGATCCTCTGCAACCTCTCCGCATCCAACGTCACGATCGGCAAGGCGCGCCAGCGCGCGATGCTGTGCGCGGCGCAGTCCGAACGCGCGATCGCTGCCTATGTCTTCTCCGCCTCGGGGCCGGGGGAAAGCACGACCGACCTCGCCTGGGACGGGCAAAGCCTGATCCATGAGCTGGGCGAGCTCCTCGCCGCATCGGGCCGCTTCGATGTCGAGGAGGAGATGATCCTCGCCGATATCGACGTCGCCCGGATCCGGCAGGAGCGGATGCGGTTCGGCACCTTCAACGACAGCGCCGCCGCGACCGGGCATCCCGAGAG
This genomic interval carries:
- a CDS encoding GNAT family N-acetyltransferase, which gives rise to MSTAPQIVEIVHGTPADIAMLNAIMADAFDPRFGEAWTPSQCLGMIALPGVWFSIAWSGNRPAGFALARAVADEAELLLLAIRPAFRRSGIGTALLRSIVADAHERGAEMLHLEVRANNEAIRLYRNEGFEKIGERHDYYRGNDGKLFDAHTFSKHIR
- a CDS encoding CinA family protein; translated protein: MTETLSPVLPDEVDRAARAVLETACARKLSLATAESCTGGMLASLLTDVEGVSATFERGFVTYSVDAKCELLGIAHDFVERCGAVSREVAVAMAIGALAASRADIALAITGFAGPAGPGDEPGLVHFACARKGRDTAHREAHFGDIGRGPVRIECMRVALEMIAEAVKGN
- a CDS encoding murein L,D-transpeptidase catalytic domain-containing protein, which gives rise to MNELIDAVASRRAFLKSAAAVAGTGLLAGCAARTVTTAAVPAPAAPIPVPPPVATAIAQPAQLSTAPRGIRPELFERAMAALQRHGSRIRQQDRIAIADFSLPSSRLRFHFVDLHNGAVRSMLVSHGIGSDPEHTGMLQRFSNEVNSEATCEGAFLASNYYVGKHQLSQRLIGLDSTNNNALDRAIVIHAAWYSNADMIARHGKLGRSQGCFAVGQNELDKVFTLLGEGRMIYAEKTA
- a CDS encoding L,D-transpeptidase family protein, which produces MGIALALAIPAAAQQIHASGDEELLLRNGQWAWLEDAVLQKASGPAAVSILISLPGQIAYVYRDGVLIAASTVSTGKRGKSTPAGEFTILQKREFHRSNLYSNAPMPFMQRLTWTGIALHAGVLPGYPASHGCIRFPREFARRLFEITELGGQVSVVNYEIEDPRVRRGVPRLVVAEQVVKPPDPPPFLRTDPAIFQAGAFDQVTASNDVIIPVVETRDVVSEGGVAFAPLEPVVQPLPGKRAETDN
- the infA gene encoding translation initiation factor IF-1; the encoded protein is MAKEELLEMRGRVVELLPNAMFRVRLENDHEILGHTAGKMRKNRIRVLVGDEVLVELTPYDLTKGRITYRFK
- the tsaB gene encoding tRNA (adenosine(37)-N6)-threonylcarbamoyltransferase complex dimerization subunit type 1 TsaB, whose product is MPDAPLTLVIETATAACSVALIRGGAVVAERHEEVGRGHAERLIPMIAELPDGGRADHILVDCGPGSFTGIRVGIAAARGLALGWGASIAGFSSLPLVAAAAFAADPELSTLAAVLEGGHGEVFMQRFTRPLTETGPFASLKPEAALAALGGAVAAGNGIRHLAALDPSLDLREALPRAAGVALIDPGFTALAARPIYGRAPDAKPLPAIPPAR
- a CDS encoding malonic semialdehyde reductase, with the translated sequence MGTPLNEAGLDTIFRTARTYNGYLPGEVTEADIGAIYDLLKMGPTSANMQPARFVWCLSQEAKDKLAACASEKNAPKISAAPAAVVIGMDYDFHEQLPWLFPHTDAKSWFEGPQANRVEGALRNSSLQGAYFLIAARALGWDTGPMSGFDAAKVDAAFFADQPSVHANFIATFGKGDPASIFGRSPRPEFGQFNQIA
- a CDS encoding NifU family protein is translated as MLIETEATPNPATLKFLPGRTVMDAGTRDFATPEEAEASPLAEALFNLGDVTGVFFGRDFISVTAAPGVDWTGLKPDVLGILLDHFSANMPLFRQGSAAGFSVPAEESFTDDPEDADIVAQIKDLIETRVRPAVANDGGDIVYRGFDKGKVYLQMQGACSGCPSSTATLKNGIEQLLKYYVPEVTEVRAV
- a CDS encoding MucR family transcriptional regulator, which codes for MDAQNDMQETLVTLTADIVAAHVSNNSVAVSDLPLLIANVHGALAGLGTKAPEPEAKKQEPAVSIRSSIKPDYIVCLEDGKKLKMLKRHLMTHYQMTPEQYRAKWNLPADYPMVAPNYAEQRRSLAKKIGLGTKRRKR
- a CDS encoding Fur family transcriptional regulator, with translation MARKIDLEALCHEKGLRITEQRKVIARVLSEAEDHPDVEKVYARASAIDPGISIATVYRTVRLFEEAGILDRHDFGDGRARYEPAPEAHHDHLIDVETGKVIEFVDPELELLQKQIAERLGFRLVDHRMELYGVALDRKA
- a CDS encoding lysophospholipid acyltransferase family protein — encoded protein: MTQRRIAAARGERTQLTPSETFRFWRRIGLLLLTLLSHVPMHYLWRLLHLPSPWPRWFLRRVGRIAGARVQVIGIPLRRDVFYISNHLSWIDILALGGASGTAFVAKAEIGETPVVGWLASLNRTVYVKRENRMGVAEQINQLRDALTDNWAIAVFPEGTTTDGRSLLPFKTPMLRVLEPPPPGVMVQPVLLDYGAVGEEIGWVGEEGGINNARRVLARRHSFPLRIHFLEPFDPRDFPGRKAIAAESRRRIEEALVAALGGPLRPFAWPVGPVNYTPPSD